Proteins from a genomic interval of Massilia sp. KIM:
- a CDS encoding methyl-accepting chemotaxis protein, whose protein sequence is MKLQYKISLLIGIALFFLLAIGMVAVKGLVDQAEAIDEIGVVRLPSVVGLEMMNEGQTAIKAANLTTLTYEGKDVAPSAFKELGSERGKVWDRIERGWKIYEPLPQTADEKVLWERFLGEWNSWKENDRRIGEMIGAIGAAASEEARAGAYRDYHQAMAADLPLFAMSEKTLRELIELNVGVANAAVQDKRDEARQAYMLMAGMVAVALLCMVGAGVAVARSVLVQVGGEPAEAARLADQIAAGDLSVEVVLRPGDRSSMMSAMRAMQESLARIVAEVRQGTGAIASAASQIAVGNAELSSRTEEQAGTLEEAASSMEELATTVRQNASNARQVSGVALSASSIASRGGEAVSDVVRTMGSIEESAKKIVDIIGVIDGIAFQTNILALNAAVEAARAGEQGRGFAVVASEVRNLAHRSAGAAKEIKALIGDSVERVANGAQLADQAGATMQEVVASVQRVADIVADMTVASEEQSAGLQQVNTAMAQIDQATQENASLVEEAAAASDALQHQALKLDELVSVFKLAAVPPAQREGRTPGPRPAALIGHGALSPAS, encoded by the coding sequence ATGAAACTCCAATACAAAATCTCGCTGCTGATCGGCATTGCCCTGTTTTTCTTGCTGGCCATCGGAATGGTCGCCGTCAAGGGACTGGTGGACCAGGCGGAAGCCATCGATGAAATCGGCGTCGTACGGCTTCCCTCGGTTGTCGGCCTCGAAATGATGAACGAGGGGCAGACCGCCATCAAGGCGGCGAACCTGACGACGCTGACCTATGAAGGCAAGGACGTCGCGCCATCCGCCTTCAAGGAGCTGGGCAGCGAGCGCGGCAAGGTGTGGGACAGGATCGAGCGCGGCTGGAAGATCTACGAGCCGCTGCCGCAGACGGCGGACGAGAAGGTCTTGTGGGAGCGCTTCCTGGGCGAGTGGAACAGCTGGAAGGAAAACGACCGCAGGATCGGTGAGATGATCGGCGCGATCGGCGCGGCGGCCTCCGAGGAAGCGCGCGCCGGCGCCTACCGCGACTACCACCAGGCGATGGCTGCCGACCTGCCCTTGTTCGCCATGTCGGAGAAGACGCTGCGCGAGCTGATCGAACTGAACGTCGGGGTTGCCAACGCGGCGGTCCAGGACAAGCGTGACGAAGCCAGGCAAGCGTATATGCTGATGGCGGGCATGGTCGCCGTCGCGCTCCTGTGCATGGTGGGCGCGGGCGTGGCGGTGGCCCGCAGCGTGCTGGTCCAGGTGGGCGGGGAACCGGCCGAGGCGGCCCGCCTTGCGGACCAGATCGCCGCAGGCGACCTGTCGGTGGAAGTGGTGCTGCGTCCGGGCGACCGCTCGAGCATGATGTCCGCGATGCGCGCGATGCAGGAAAGCCTGGCGCGCATCGTGGCCGAGGTGCGCCAGGGGACGGGGGCGATCGCCTCCGCCGCCAGCCAGATCGCGGTCGGCAACGCCGAACTGTCCTCGCGCACCGAGGAGCAGGCCGGCACCCTCGAGGAAGCGGCATCCTCGATGGAAGAGCTGGCGACGACCGTCAGGCAGAACGCTTCCAATGCGCGCCAGGTCAGCGGTGTCGCGCTGTCCGCGTCGTCCATCGCGAGCCGTGGCGGGGAGGCCGTGTCGGACGTGGTCCGGACCATGGGATCGATCGAGGAGTCGGCGAAGAAGATCGTCGACATCATCGGCGTCATCGACGGCATCGCCTTCCAGACCAATATCCTGGCATTGAACGCGGCGGTCGAGGCGGCGCGCGCCGGGGAACAGGGACGCGGATTCGCCGTCGTCGCCAGCGAGGTGCGCAACCTGGCGCATCGCTCCGCAGGGGCCGCCAAGGAAATCAAGGCGCTGATCGGCGATTCGGTCGAGCGGGTCGCCAACGGCGCCCAGCTTGCCGACCAGGCCGGCGCGACGATGCAGGAGGTGGTCGCCAGCGTCCAGCGCGTCGCCGACATCGTCGCCGACATGACCGTGGCGAGCGAAGAGCAGTCAGCCGGCCTGCAGCAGGTCAATACCGCAATGGCGCAGATCGATCAGGCGACCCAGGAGAACGCCAGCCTGGTCGAAGAGGCCGCAGCTGCCTCGGACGCGCTGCAGCACCAGGCGCTCAAGCTGGACGAACTGGTCAGCGTGTTCAAGCTCGCGGCCGTCCCGCCAGCCCAGCGCGAAGGACGCACGCCAGGTCCTCGGCCGGCGGCCCTGATCGGACACGGGGCGCTCAGCCCCGCCAGCTGA
- a CDS encoding YbdK family carboxylate-amine ligase, producing the protein MPLEAFAASQPLTFGVELELQLVSLSDFDLTAASPDLLHLLNRKPFPGNVTPEITESMIEINSSVQTAYGPLLAELIEIRDTLVAGGDTLNIGIAGGGTHPFQHWSEQKISAKPRYEYLSQLYGYLAKQFTVFGQHVHIGCANGDDALFLLHALSRYIPHFIALSASSPFVQGHDSGFDSARLNSVFAFPMSGRAPFMLSWQEFNEVFFAKMERTKIIKSMKDFYWDLRPKPEFGTIELRVCDTPLTVERAAALAAYLQALCRHLLERREAAPEEDDYLVYNYNRFQACRFGLDGVITLPKTYDNVPLREDIADTLEKMAPHAEALGSTDALRHLATALKEGSDASLLRRYFERDGSVEAMVDAAIARFRGERRFSWRG; encoded by the coding sequence ATGCCGCTTGAAGCCTTTGCCGCCTCCCAGCCGCTCACCTTCGGCGTCGAACTCGAGCTGCAACTGGTCAGCCTGTCCGACTTCGACCTGACCGCGGCCAGTCCCGACCTGCTGCACCTGCTGAACCGCAAGCCCTTCCCTGGCAACGTGACGCCCGAGATCACCGAGAGCATGATCGAGATTAACTCGAGCGTGCAGACCGCCTACGGCCCGCTGCTGGCCGAGCTGATCGAGATCCGCGACACCCTGGTGGCGGGCGGCGACACCCTCAACATCGGCATCGCCGGCGGCGGCACCCACCCCTTCCAGCACTGGTCGGAACAGAAGATCTCGGCCAAGCCGCGCTACGAATACCTGTCCCAGCTCTACGGCTACCTGGCCAAGCAGTTCACGGTGTTCGGCCAGCACGTGCACATCGGCTGCGCCAACGGCGACGACGCCCTGTTCCTGCTGCACGCGCTGAGCCGCTACATCCCGCACTTCATCGCGCTGTCGGCCTCCTCGCCCTTCGTGCAGGGCCACGACAGCGGCTTCGACTCGGCGCGCCTGAATTCGGTGTTCGCCTTCCCGATGAGCGGGCGCGCCCCCTTCATGCTGTCCTGGCAGGAGTTCAACGAGGTGTTCTTCGCCAAGATGGAGCGCACCAAGATCATCAAGAGCATGAAGGACTTCTACTGGGACCTGCGGCCCAAGCCGGAATTCGGCACCATCGAGCTGCGCGTGTGCGACACGCCGCTGACGGTGGAGCGCGCGGCCGCGCTGGCGGCCTATCTGCAAGCCCTGTGCCGCCACCTGCTGGAGCGGCGCGAGGCGGCGCCGGAGGAGGATGACTACCTGGTCTACAACTACAACCGCTTCCAGGCCTGCCGCTTCGGGCTGGACGGGGTGATCACCCTGCCCAAGACCTACGACAACGTGCCGCTGCGCGAGGACATCGCGGACACGCTGGAGAAGATGGCGCCGCATGCCGAGGCGCTGGGCAGCACGGACGCCCTGCGGCATCTGGCCACGGCGCTCAAGGAGGGCAGCGACGCCAGCCTGCTGCGGCGTTACTTCGAGCGCGACGGCAGCGTCGAGGCCATGGTCGACGCGGCGATCGCGCGGTTCCGCGGCGAGCGGCGCTTCAGCTGGCGGGGCTGA
- a CDS encoding GFA family protein, whose protein sequence is MLKGSCLCGAVAYRVDGPVESASHCFCTMCQKQHGAGSGTYANVARADLRIERGEDSIAEYVSSDHGRRAFCRVCGSSLFWRSEDTPERIAVTLGTLDTPFTEPVEIELFAETKPGWLPARDPAGV, encoded by the coding sequence ATGTTGAAAGGAAGCTGCCTGTGCGGGGCCGTCGCCTACCGCGTCGATGGTCCTGTCGAAAGCGCCAGCCACTGCTTCTGCACGATGTGCCAGAAGCAGCACGGCGCCGGATCGGGCACCTATGCCAATGTCGCCCGCGCCGACCTGCGCATCGAGCGCGGCGAGGACAGCATCGCCGAATACGTCTCGTCCGATCACGGCCGGCGCGCCTTCTGCCGCGTTTGCGGCTCCTCGCTGTTCTGGCGCAGCGAGGACACGCCGGAACGCATCGCGGTCACGCTCGGCACCCTGGACACGCCCTTCACCGAGCCGGTCGAGATCGAGCTGTTCGCAGAGACCAAGCCCGGGTGGCTGCCGGCGCGCGATCCGGCCGGCGTGTAG